Proteins from a genomic interval of Amycolatopsis sp. cg13:
- a CDS encoding alpha/beta hydrolase produces MGVLAGAEPFSHPGTSGAGFLLCHGFTATPDGMRAWGEHLAAEGFAVRCPLLPGHGTHWRDLNRTTWQDWYATVREALLALRAECDQVFVGGMSMGGTLTLRLAEEFGPDISGIVLVNPSVTRLSLDAKVLPLLSRVVPSIRAIGNDIAKPGEVELAYPRTPVRAAASLARLWKIVRADLAKVTQPVLLLHSRVDHVVEPENSQIVLDGISSTDVTEVVLENSFHVATQDHDAELIFSRSVDFARQPRAGQVGAG; encoded by the coding sequence ATGGGCGTGCTCGCCGGCGCGGAACCGTTCTCCCACCCGGGTACCTCCGGGGCCGGCTTCCTGCTCTGCCACGGATTCACCGCGACGCCCGACGGCATGCGCGCCTGGGGCGAGCACTTGGCCGCCGAGGGCTTCGCGGTGCGCTGCCCGCTGCTGCCCGGCCACGGCACGCACTGGCGCGACCTCAATCGGACGACCTGGCAGGACTGGTACGCCACGGTCCGCGAGGCGCTGCTGGCGCTGCGCGCGGAATGCGACCAGGTGTTCGTCGGCGGGATGTCGATGGGCGGGACGCTCACCCTTCGCCTCGCCGAGGAATTCGGCCCGGACATCTCCGGCATCGTGCTGGTCAACCCGTCGGTCACGCGGCTGAGCCTGGACGCCAAGGTGCTGCCGCTGCTGTCGCGGGTGGTCCCGTCGATCCGCGCGATCGGCAACGACATCGCGAAGCCCGGCGAGGTCGAGCTGGCCTACCCCCGCACGCCGGTGCGGGCCGCGGCGAGCCTCGCCCGGCTGTGGAAGATCGTGCGCGCCGACCTGGCGAAGGTGACGCAGCCGGTGCTGCTGCTGCACTCGCGGGTCGACCACGTCGTCGAACCCGAGAACTCGCAGATCGTTCTGGACGGCATCTCGAGCACGGACGTGACCGAGGTGGTGCTGGAGAACAGCTTCCACGTCGCGACGCAGGACCACGACGCGGAACTGATCTTCAGCCGCAGTGTCGACTTCGCCCGGCAACCGCGGGCGGGACAGGTGGGTGCCGGATGA